The genomic stretch CGATATCCATCCACACACTGGATAGCTGCACGCTGCAGTTGTCCTCGACCTTCTTGAAGGCATCCAGCGCCCGCAGCAGCCAGCGCACCGTAAGCGTGGACGGCGCCTTCAGGCACAGGCCGTAGCGATCCTGACGCAGCAGTGCGCAGGCATTTTCGATGATCTTGAAGCCCACCTTCAGCTCTTGCGCCAGCAGGCGGCCGTGCTCGGTCAGGCTCAATTTCGGCCCCCGACGTTCGAACAGGTCGCAGCCGAACAGGGCTTCGAGGGTCTTGATGTGGTGGCTGACGGCGCCCTGGGTCAAAGCCAGCTCTTCAGCCGCACGGGTGAAAGAGCCATAGCGAGAGGCCACCTCGAAGGCACGCAGTGCGTGCAAGGCCTGAATCCGTTCCGACATGGCGGCGTCCCGAGCATGAGTAAGACTAATAGTAGGTCATAGTTCCACGCGTTTTACAACGACAGGAGCGTCTCGGAAAATGCTGGTAAATAACAAACATCACCAAGATCCTGCCTGCATGTGACTGGAACGTTCACTTAAATCAACGCCTGGGGAAATCATGTTTACGGGATATGGAAATTGCTATCGCCTGGATGCGCTGGAGCTCGCCGCTGAACATGGTTACAACATGCAACACTGGACGTTCAAAACCATAGAACACTTCCGCAACATTCTTGCCAACCCCGAATTCCCCTGCCTGTTCGGCCGCAAGGCGGTAAACGGCGAAACCTGCCACATTCTCTTCGCCCGCGCCGAGCAACTGGCCGATGACATCGCACAGGGCCTGGCCAATTACGTGCGCACCGTCGCACCGATCGCCCCCAAGCAGCGCATCGGCAGCCCTTTGGTGGTGTTTCTCGAAACCGCAGCCGGCAGCAGCCTGGCCGAGCAGCAGGCCTTGGCCTGGAAGGTACTGCGCGGCGTGCACGCACGCGACCCACACCCTTGGCCTCAGAGCATCCCGACCGATCCCGACGATGCCGGCTGGTCGTTCTGTTATGCCGGCATGCCACTGTTCATCAACATGAACTTCCCCGGTCATCAGCAGATGAAAAGCCGCAATCTGGGCCAGCACATCACCTTCGTCATCAACCCGCGGGAGAACTTCGACGAAGTGGCCAACGCCAACACCGAGAGTGGCAAGCGCATCCGCGAGCGCATTCGCGAGCGCGTGCACCACTACAACGACGGCGTTGTGCCCGACACCCTTGGCTTTTTCGGCGATACCGACAACTACGAGTGGAAGCAGTATCAACTGCAGGAGACAGGCTCGCTCAACCCGTCACGCTGCCCGTTCCACGCCCATGCCGCACACCAGGCGACACCCGACATACTGATCGAGAACTGACCGTGAATACCGCACTCACCGCCACCTATGCCCTCACCGTGCTGCTACTGATCGCCACTCCCGGCCCGGTGGTGGCACTGATCGTCAACACTGCGGCCGCCTCCGGCTCGCGCAAGGCCATGTTCACCGCCGTCGGCACCAACTGGGCTTCACTGGTGCTGATCGGCGCGGCAGCCTGGATCATCCTCACCAGTGCCGCCATCGACAAGGCATGGCTCAGCACCATGAGCCTGCTGGGCTGCCTGTTCATCGGCTACATTGCCATCGGCACGCTGAGGGACGCCCTGCGCGCACCCGCGTCTGACTCGGCGAGCGAGGCCCCCAAGGCTGGGCGCGGTGGGCTGATGCAAGGCTTCATGGTGGGCATTTCCAACCCGAAAGACATCATTTTCTTCATCGCCTTCTTTCCGCAGTTCATCCAGATCACCGAATCATTCGGCAAGAGCATGGTGGTGCTGTCACTACTGTGGGTGGCCATCGATTTCGCCGTGCTCAGCCTGTACATCTTCGCCATCGGCAAGATCGCCTCGCAGCGCAGCAACCGCGTCATCAGCCTGGCCTCGGGCGTTGCCCTGCTGCTGATCGCCGCCGGCGGCTTGCTTTACAACCTCAAGGAACTGGCGGCCTGAATCTGCTGCACCGCGCCTGGCATCGGCGAAGGAGAGACCATGACCACGATTGACACGCGCCCGTCTCCTTCTCCGCTGCAGCAGGACTACCAGCGTTTTCTCCTGCTGGGCAGTCGCCGTGCGCCCTATACCCTGCATGTGCACGAAACCGGCTACCGCTCCGGCACCATCAACACCGATGCCCTTGGCTTGCGCTACAGCCATTGCGCCGGCAAGCGCTTTTCGGCGGCCGAGCACGGTGGTGCGTCACGCATCAACCTGCTGGTCGGGGGCTCCACAGCCCTGGGCATCGGCGCCAGCTCCGACGAACACACGGTGGCCTCGCACCTGTCGATGCTCACCGGCGAAGTCTGGCTGAGCCTGGCCGGCTGCGGGCTCAATGCCACCCAGGAATTGATGATGTTCCTGACCCACCAGCACCGCCTTGGCCAGCTCGGCCATGTGGTGGTGCTCAGTGGCCTCAACAGCCTGGCCCACGAAGCCCTGTGTGAAGTCCTCGCAGGTACCAACGACCCGCAGCATGCCAAGGCCTACCAGGCCTTTCTCAACAGTTTCAGCGAAGGCCTGCAGCCCTGCGCACCACCCCGTCGGCAGTCGCTGTGGCGGCGTATCGGCCAGGCGCTGGCGCCTCCTGCGGCCGCGGCCCCGGTCAGCTGGCCGCTGTCGCCCCCGGAAAAACGGCTGGCCCGTGCCGCCGACAACATTGGCCGTACCTTGCGCCAATGGGACCGCTTGCTAGCAGACAGCCACGCCACGCTCACCTTCATCCTGCAACCCTTGCTGCCCTGGTGCAGGGATACTCTGCCCGCCGGTGAGCAAGCCATGCTGACCGCGCTTCAGCAACAACCGGCGAACTTCGACCGGCTGCTGGAGGGCGCATTCGACAGACAGTTGCATTCGACATTTTTCCGCCGCATCAAAAGCCAGGCCGACCCGGTGCCCTGCTACGACATGAACTGCATGCTCGACAGCTCGCCAGTGTTCGGCGCCGACCTGTTCATCGACCGCCTGCACCTGAACGATCTGGGCAACAATGCCTTGGCCAAGGTGATCACCGCCAAGCTTGGGCTGGCCCAGGAAAAACATGGCCAGCGCAAGGTCACGCCGATCAAGCTCGTCTGACAGTTGCCGAGTGGTCTTTCGGCCACCCCTCTTGGATGGGTAGAATACGTCGTCGTTACGATTTGTCCGAGGCGCACGCTTGACCGCCATGAACACCGAAGCCGTCCATCCGTACCTGGCCATCCATGGGGTTCGCCTGTGAGCCTTGTGCGACGCCTGCCCCCGCTGTTGGCTGCGCTGGTGCCACTGGCCGCGCAAGCGTTGGAGGTACGCATTGACCCTCATGCCGACTTGCTCTACCGTCAGGCCTTGCCGCTGCTGGAGCAGGCCGATGACCAGGGCGATGCTGCCAGCACGCTGCGCACCGCAGTGGGCGGTGACCCCGAGCTTAGCCGCCAGGGCCAGGCCATGGCCCACACTTTGCCGACAGCGGTAGCCCTGCTGAAAAAATCGGTAGCGCTTGGCCACCCGGTTGCGCAGTACCGCCTGGCGCTGTACTACATGACGTACCTGCCCGTCGCGCAAATCCCGGAGGCCGCCTGCCCGTTGCTCGAAGCCAGCCTCAAGCAGGGGTTTGCCGCACCCGCGCCAGCCATCGCCACCTGGTGCCGGCCCTACAACGTCAGCAGCGAGTACCGTACAGCGCTGGAGGCCATCCCCAGCATGGCCACCGTGTACGCCCCCTACTACCCGCAACCGGCCACACGCCTGGCCTGCAACCGCAGCCGGCCACAAGGCCTGGAAATGCTGTGGGGGCGTCAGCGCGACTACCAGGCCGAGGTGTACCGCCTGCTTGGCGACCTCGACCCACAGCAGCGCACGAGCCTGCTGCAGAAAGCCGTAGACATCAATGGCTGCGCAACGGCGCAACAGCTGCTGACCAGCCGCCCATAACCCAGGTGCATTCGGGGCCGCTTTGCGGCCCTGTTGTCAAGTGGCCACTGAGGTTGAGGCGAACACACGTCGACCAGCAAGATCGTTCAAGCCATCCCCTGCCCCGTCTGTCATGCTGGCCTGCCACGTAGCCGTAATGCAGCCATCATGCCCCACATCGCCCGCCAAGCCTTCCTTCACGGCGCCATTGCCATTATCCCGTTGTCCCTGGCCGTTGCCCCTTGGGGACTGCTGGCCGGTTCCATGGCCATCGAGGCCAACCTCAGCGCCTGGCAGGGGCAAGGGCTGTCGGCCATCGTCTTTGCCGGCGCCGCGCAGCTGGTGGCCATTGGCATGCTCAAGGGGGGTGCCAACCTGGCGTCGATCCTGCTCACCACCCTGCTGCTGACCTCGCAGCACCTGCTGTATGGCCTGTCGATGCGCCCGGTACTATCCAGCCAGCCGCTGCGCTGGCGCCTGGGCCTGGGCTTTCTGCTGACCGACGAATTCTTCGCCCTGACCAGCCAGTACGACCAGCAGCAATTCAACCGCTGGTATGCCTTGGGGGTGGGCCTGACCTTCTACATTGCCTGGAACCTGTTCACCCTGGCCGGCATACTGCTGGGCCAGAATATTCCACACCTGGACCAGTTCGGCCTGGATTTCTCCATTGTCGCCACTTTTGTCGCCCTGATCGCCCCGCTGGTGCGCAACCTGGCCACCGTGGTGTGCGTAGCCGTGTCGCTGTTCTGTTCGGTGCTGTTCAGCTACTGGCACTGGGAAACCGCCCTGGTGGTCGCAGGCCTGCTGGGCATGAGCGCCGGGTTCATTTGCCAGAAATTCGCCGGAGCCCGCGCATGACCTGGATCCTGATTTTCGCCATGGGCGCCATCGTGTTCCTCAACCGCTACGCATTCCTGGAGCCACGCCTGCCCTTGCGCCTGAGCTCGAATGCCCGGCAGTTTCTCGGCTTTGCCGTGCCGGGCATGCTCACCGCCATCTGCGGCCCGATCATCTTCATAGCTGACCACCAGCTCAACCTAAGCCTGCTCAACCCCTACCTGCTGGGCTCCCTTGTGGCCATCGCCCTGGTGCTGTTGACCCGCAGCGTGTTGCTGAGCATGCTGGTGAGCATGTTGATCTTCTTCTTTCTACGCAGCTGGCTGGCATGAGCACACCCTTGCGCGAGCAGACACACCTCTGGCAGGCGCCAGCCCTGGGCGACGTCGAGATGCTGCACGCTCGCTACTATCAGCAGCGCTTCGCCCCGCATGTGCACGAGGGCTACGTATTCACCGTGATCGAGTCGGGCGCCCAACGCTTCTGGCACCGCGGCAGCGAGCATCTGGCACCGGTCGGCAGCATGGTGCTGATCAACCCCGACGAACTGCATACCGGCGCTACGGCCCATGAAGCCGGCTGGCGTTATCGCGGCTTCTATCCCGAGCACGAGCGGGTCACCGGTGTGCTCGACGAACTGGAACTGGGCCGCCACGGTATGCCCAGCTTCAAGGACAGCGTGATCCATGACCCGGCCCTGGCCCTCGCTTTCAGCCAGCTGCATCAGTTGTCTGAAGCCAGCGCCAGCGCCTTGCAGCAGCAGACGGCCTGGCGCCAGGCGGTGCTGGCCCTGGTGCAGCGGCACGGGCAGTGCGCCGAGCCTTCGCCCCCTGGCCACGAACCCCTGGCCGTAGCCCGCGCCCGCGAACTGCTGGAAAGCCAACTGGCCGACCCGCCCTCACTGGAAGCGCTGGCGGCAGCAGTCAACCTGTCGCCGTTCCACTTCGCCCGGGTGTTCCGCCAGGCCACCGGACTGCCACCCCATGCCTGGCTGAAGCAGCGCCGCCTGGCCCGCGCCCGCGAAATGCTGAAGCACGGCCTGGCCGCTTCGCAAGTGGCGTTCGACCTCGGCTTTGCCGACCAGAGCCATTTGAGCCGGCAGTTCAAGCAAGCCTATGGGGTGACCCCGGGGGCCTATCGGCAAGCCTGCGTTCACTCTGCTCTACGCGCGTGAGAGGCAGCGCCCTCTCGAGAATGCAGACCCGCCAGCAGCTACCAGATTGTGCAGTTGAGCACTTCAACAGGTCACGTTCAGAAACCAAGCCCTGAATCCCTTGCACGGCACGAGCATCAACTTTAAACATGCT from Pseudomonas putida encodes the following:
- a CDS encoding YqcI/YcgG family protein, translated to MFTGYGNCYRLDALELAAEHGYNMQHWTFKTIEHFRNILANPEFPCLFGRKAVNGETCHILFARAEQLADDIAQGLANYVRTVAPIAPKQRIGSPLVVFLETAAGSSLAEQQALAWKVLRGVHARDPHPWPQSIPTDPDDAGWSFCYAGMPLFINMNFPGHQQMKSRNLGQHITFVINPRENFDEVANANTESGKRIRERIRERVHHYNDGVVPDTLGFFGDTDNYEWKQYQLQETGSLNPSRCPFHAHAAHQATPDILIEN
- a CDS encoding LysE family transporter, whose amino-acid sequence is MNTALTATYALTVLLLIATPGPVVALIVNTAAASGSRKAMFTAVGTNWASLVLIGAAAWIILTSAAIDKAWLSTMSLLGCLFIGYIAIGTLRDALRAPASDSASEAPKAGRGGLMQGFMVGISNPKDIIFFIAFFPQFIQITESFGKSMVVLSLLWVAIDFAVLSLYIFAIGKIASQRSNRVISLASGVALLLIAAGGLLYNLKELAA
- a CDS encoding sel1 repeat family protein; the encoded protein is MSLVRRLPPLLAALVPLAAQALEVRIDPHADLLYRQALPLLEQADDQGDAASTLRTAVGGDPELSRQGQAMAHTLPTAVALLKKSVALGHPVAQYRLALYYMTYLPVAQIPEAACPLLEASLKQGFAAPAPAIATWCRPYNVSSEYRTALEAIPSMATVYAPYYPQPATRLACNRSRPQGLEMLWGRQRDYQAEVYRLLGDLDPQQRTSLLQKAVDINGCATAQQLLTSRP
- a CDS encoding branched-chain amino acid ABC transporter permease produces the protein MPHIARQAFLHGAIAIIPLSLAVAPWGLLAGSMAIEANLSAWQGQGLSAIVFAGAAQLVAIGMLKGGANLASILLTTLLLTSQHLLYGLSMRPVLSSQPLRWRLGLGFLLTDEFFALTSQYDQQQFNRWYALGVGLTFYIAWNLFTLAGILLGQNIPHLDQFGLDFSIVATFVALIAPLVRNLATVVCVAVSLFCSVLFSYWHWETALVVAGLLGMSAGFICQKFAGARA
- a CDS encoding AzlD domain-containing protein produces the protein MTWILIFAMGAIVFLNRYAFLEPRLPLRLSSNARQFLGFAVPGMLTAICGPIIFIADHQLNLSLLNPYLLGSLVAIALVLLTRSVLLSMLVSMLIFFFLRSWLA
- a CDS encoding helix-turn-helix domain-containing protein, with amino-acid sequence MSTPLREQTHLWQAPALGDVEMLHARYYQQRFAPHVHEGYVFTVIESGAQRFWHRGSEHLAPVGSMVLINPDELHTGATAHEAGWRYRGFYPEHERVTGVLDELELGRHGMPSFKDSVIHDPALALAFSQLHQLSEASASALQQQTAWRQAVLALVQRHGQCAEPSPPGHEPLAVARARELLESQLADPPSLEALAAAVNLSPFHFARVFRQATGLPPHAWLKQRRLARAREMLKHGLAASQVAFDLGFADQSHLSRQFKQAYGVTPGAYRQACVHSALRA